The Gemmatimonadota bacterium genome has a segment encoding these proteins:
- a CDS encoding ABC transporter permease, whose protein sequence is MRPLRLAVRTLFRTPFVTTIAVVSLALGIGANAAIFSLFNQLLLRSLPVRAPEELVNLKAPGPLQGSTSCNQAGDCDEIFSYPLFRDLERGQAGMAGLAAHRTFGANIGVRKQTRSGTGVMVSGQYFATLGVQPFLGRLLGPADDETIGAHPVAVLSHRYWSTTLGADRTVLNEPVMINGGAMTIVGVAPPGFDGITMGEVPDLFVPISMRGQVSPGFAGFEDRRNHWVYLFGRPAPGVSVAQAATGLNRVFKPILADVEVPLQVGFSDATMAQFKAREIHLTSGRRGQSSFHKEAQTPLAMLFGVTGIVLLIACANIANLLLARGAGRATEVAVRMSLGAQRRQVAGQLLLEATVLALMAAAASLVVARWTLAAIGSMMTVEGAATLTFTLSWPMVAFAGGLALVTGLLFGLFPALHSTRPDLITAIRSSTGQASGARAASRFRTGLVTAQIALAMTLLTCAGLFIASLRNVNRVEVGADIDQMVTFRISPELNGYTGPRSAIFFRRLTEELRAVPGVTAVTSSLVPFLAGSSWGTSVSVEGFKDGPDVDSNARLNRVAAGYLGAMGMPLMAGREFTEADGAGGPRVAIVNETFARKFGLGRDAVGKRMATSTGNPELNIEIVGLVQDAKYSDVKDAVPPLFFQPHQQDTTMGELSFYVRTASDLSAVMRAIPDVVKSLDPDLPVEELKTVPQQVRETVLVDRIIGMLSSAFALLATLLAAIGLYGVLAYTVAQRTREIGVRMALGANARAVRAMVLRQVGVMTAIGGVIGLAAAVGLGRAARSLLFGLEGHDPVVLGASALLLTVVALGAGYLPARRASRVNPMTALRYE, encoded by the coding sequence ATGCGCCCCCTCCGGCTTGCCGTGCGTACGCTATTCCGGACGCCGTTCGTGACCACCATTGCCGTGGTCTCCCTCGCGCTTGGGATTGGGGCGAACGCCGCGATCTTCTCGCTCTTCAACCAGCTGTTGCTGCGGTCACTCCCCGTCCGGGCGCCGGAGGAACTCGTCAACCTCAAGGCGCCTGGCCCCCTCCAAGGGAGTACCTCGTGTAACCAGGCCGGGGACTGCGACGAGATCTTCAGCTACCCACTGTTCCGGGACTTGGAGCGCGGGCAGGCCGGCATGGCCGGGTTGGCGGCGCACCGGACCTTTGGGGCGAACATCGGCGTACGCAAGCAGACGCGGAGCGGGACCGGGGTCATGGTCTCGGGGCAGTACTTCGCCACCCTCGGGGTGCAGCCCTTCCTGGGTCGCCTCCTTGGCCCGGCGGATGACGAGACGATCGGTGCGCATCCTGTGGCGGTGCTGAGCCATCGGTATTGGTCGACCACGCTTGGGGCAGACCGGACCGTGCTGAACGAGCCGGTGATGATCAACGGCGGTGCCATGACGATCGTCGGCGTGGCCCCACCGGGCTTTGACGGGATCACCATGGGCGAGGTGCCGGACCTCTTTGTGCCGATCTCGATGCGCGGGCAGGTCAGTCCCGGGTTTGCGGGGTTCGAGGACCGTCGGAACCACTGGGTCTACCTGTTCGGTCGCCCCGCACCCGGGGTGTCGGTGGCGCAAGCAGCGACGGGGCTCAACCGTGTGTTCAAGCCCATCCTCGCCGATGTGGAGGTGCCACTGCAAGTGGGGTTCAGCGACGCGACGATGGCCCAGTTCAAGGCGCGGGAGATCCACTTGACGAGCGGTCGCCGCGGGCAGTCCTCGTTCCACAAGGAAGCCCAAACGCCGCTGGCGATGCTCTTTGGGGTCACCGGGATCGTCCTCCTGATTGCGTGTGCGAACATTGCCAACCTGCTGCTGGCCCGCGGGGCGGGGCGGGCGACGGAGGTGGCGGTGCGCATGTCGTTAGGCGCGCAGCGTCGGCAGGTCGCGGGCCAACTGCTGCTGGAGGCCACCGTCCTGGCGTTGATGGCCGCGGCGGCGTCCCTGGTGGTCGCGCGATGGACCCTGGCGGCGATCGGGTCGATGATGACCGTTGAGGGTGCGGCGACGCTCACGTTCACGTTGAGCTGGCCCATGGTGGCCTTTGCTGGTGGCCTTGCCCTCGTGACCGGCCTGCTCTTCGGCCTCTTTCCGGCGTTGCACAGCACGCGCCCAGACCTGATCACGGCAATCCGGTCGAGCACCGGGCAGGCGTCGGGGGCCCGCGCGGCCTCACGGTTTCGCACCGGGCTTGTCACGGCGCAGATCGCCCTCGCGATGACCCTGTTGACCTGTGCCGGCCTGTTCATCGCCAGCCTGCGCAACGTGAACCGCGTGGAGGTGGGCGCCGACATCGACCAGATGGTGACCTTCCGGATCAGTCCGGAACTCAATGGGTACACCGGGCCGCGCAGTGCCATCTTCTTTCGGCGGCTGACCGAGGAATTGCGCGCCGTGCCGGGTGTCACCGCGGTGACCTCGTCACTCGTTCCGTTCCTGGCCGGAAGCAGCTGGGGGACGAGCGTGTCGGTCGAGGGGTTCAAGGACGGCCCGGACGTGGACAGCAATGCCCGGCTGAATCGCGTGGCGGCGGGTTACCTGGGCGCCATGGGGATGCCGCTGATGGCGGGACGCGAGTTCACCGAGGCGGATGGAGCGGGTGGGCCGAGGGTGGCGATCGTCAACGAAACGTTTGCGAGAAAGTTCGGGCTCGGGCGCGATGCCGTCGGCAAGCGGATGGCGACGAGCACCGGGAATCCCGAGCTCAATATCGAGATCGTTGGGCTGGTGCAGGATGCGAAGTACAGCGACGTGAAGGATGCTGTTCCGCCGTTGTTCTTCCAGCCGCATCAGCAGGATACGACGATGGGGGAATTGTCGTTCTACGTCCGCACGGCGAGCGACCTCTCGGCCGTGATGCGCGCCATTCCCGACGTGGTCAAGTCCTTGGACCCCGACCTTCCGGTCGAGGAGCTGAAGACCGTACCGCAACAAGTGCGGGAGACCGTGCTCGTGGATCGGATCATCGGGATGTTGTCCAGCGCGTTCGCCTTGCTGGCCACGCTACTGGCGGCGATCGGGCTGTACGGGGTGCTCGCGTATACCGTGGCCCAGCGCACGCGCGAGATCGGGGTGCGGATGGCGTTAGGCGCCAACGCGCGCGCCGTGCGGGCGATGGTCCTCCGGCAGGTGGGGGTCATGACGGCCATCGGCGGGGTGATCGGGTTGGCCGCCGCCGTGGGACTGGGGCGCGCGGCGCGCTCCCTCCTCTTCGGCCTGGAGGGGCATGACCCGGTGGTGTTGGGTGCGTCAGCACTGCTGCTCACGGTGGTGGCCCTCGGCGCCGGGTACCTGCCCGCACGCCGCGCCTCCCGCGTGAACCCGATGACCGCGCTGCGGTACGAGTAG
- a CDS encoding S8 family peptidase: protein MPRPALLLLLLVVACSPAATTVTTAPQPAAVPSVSATAPSPAAAADDWQLLDATADGVAGIGLRRAERELLGGRAPLREIVVAVIDGGVDTAHVELKPVLWSNPKEQPGNGRDDDNNGYIDDTRGWNFLGGATGDVNWETLEVTRQHARCLALGTNIADSTRARCAGLATEYTTKRAELQGQAAQVRSVDELMTRTTRTLRSALGADSLTPARVEALVASSDSVRNARSMFLRLAQAGISPEAIADAREQIESQMTYGYNVEFNPRAIVGDNPSDPTERRYGNRNVTGPNAKHGSHVAGIIGAARNGMGIDGVAAGVRIMAVRAVPDGDERDKDVAAAIRYAADNGAHIINMSFGKGLSPDKGVVDEAVRYAAGKGVLLVHAAGNDGADLATEPNFPQPAYTTGGRAETWIEVGASSWKGGEHLAAPFSNYGKEQVDVFAPGEDILSTVPGGGYSRQSGTSMAAPVVSGLAAVLMGHFPSLTAAQVKRIILESATSYKDALVVRPGSQEEKVPFGSLSRTGGIVNAVAAIKAAQAMVRPVP, encoded by the coding sequence ATGCCGCGCCCCGCCCTGTTGCTCCTGCTGTTGGTTGTTGCCTGCAGTCCCGCGGCCACCACAGTCACCACCGCCCCGCAGCCCGCCGCCGTGCCGTCCGTCAGCGCGACCGCGCCGTCCCCGGCGGCGGCCGCTGATGACTGGCAGTTGCTCGACGCCACGGCCGACGGGGTGGCCGGGATCGGGCTGCGTCGCGCGGAGCGCGAGCTGCTCGGCGGGCGCGCGCCGCTCCGGGAGATTGTCGTGGCGGTGATCGACGGCGGGGTGGACACCGCGCATGTGGAGCTGAAGCCCGTGCTGTGGTCCAACCCGAAAGAACAGCCCGGGAATGGACGCGACGATGACAACAATGGCTACATCGATGATACGAGGGGCTGGAATTTTCTGGGCGGCGCCACCGGGGACGTCAACTGGGAAACGCTGGAGGTCACGCGGCAGCACGCACGGTGCCTCGCGCTGGGGACGAACATCGCGGACTCCACGCGCGCGCGCTGCGCCGGGCTCGCCACCGAGTACACGACCAAGCGCGCCGAGCTGCAGGGCCAAGCCGCACAAGTGCGCTCCGTGGACGAACTCATGACGCGAACCACGCGGACCCTGCGGAGCGCGCTGGGTGCCGATTCGCTCACCCCCGCACGCGTCGAGGCGCTGGTGGCCTCCAGCGATAGCGTGCGCAACGCGCGGTCGATGTTCCTGCGTTTGGCGCAGGCGGGGATTTCGCCCGAAGCGATCGCGGACGCGAGGGAGCAGATCGAGAGCCAGATGACCTACGGCTACAACGTGGAGTTCAACCCGCGGGCGATCGTCGGCGACAACCCGTCGGATCCGACCGAGCGGCGATACGGCAATCGCAACGTGACCGGTCCCAATGCCAAGCACGGCTCCCACGTGGCCGGCATCATCGGGGCCGCGCGCAACGGCATGGGCATCGATGGCGTCGCCGCCGGGGTGCGGATCATGGCCGTGCGCGCGGTGCCGGATGGCGACGAGCGCGACAAGGACGTGGCCGCCGCGATTCGATATGCCGCCGACAACGGCGCGCACATCATCAACATGAGCTTTGGCAAGGGCCTCTCGCCGGACAAGGGCGTCGTGGATGAGGCCGTCCGCTACGCCGCCGGCAAGGGCGTGCTCCTCGTACACGCCGCCGGCAATGACGGCGCCGACCTGGCCACGGAGCCCAACTTTCCGCAGCCGGCGTACACGACGGGCGGGCGCGCGGAGACGTGGATCGAAGTCGGCGCCTCGTCGTGGAAGGGGGGCGAGCACCTCGCCGCCCCCTTCTCCAACTACGGAAAGGAGCAGGTGGACGTCTTCGCACCGGGCGAGGACATCCTCAGCACGGTTCCCGGCGGAGGGTACTCCCGCCAGAGCGGGACGAGCATGGCGGCCCCGGTGGTCAGCGGCCTGGCCGCCGTCCTCATGGGGCACTTCCCGTCCCTGACGGCGGCGCAGGTCAAGCGCAT
- a CDS encoding M28 family peptidase — protein MAFRRWSLPAIAAVSVACGSKETPAAGATMPAAGLAVIDTAGLMAHIRVLAHDSLLGRAPGSLGEERTVAYLESQFRALGLAPGNPDGSYIQKVPLVGITVQGTPAMTFRKDGASRSLAWRDDYVAWTKHVADRASLDNSELVFVGYGVEAPEFQWDDIKGADLAGKTLVMLVNDPPLADTARFGGPRMTYYGRWTYKYEQGMKHKAAGVLIVHETEPAGYPFAVVQGKTAEQFDLVTPDKNMSRSAVEGWITLEQAKALFAMAGEDFDALKARAATPEFAPVSLGVTASVTLQNTLRTVDSRNVAAVLPGSDPTRAGEYLIYTAHWDHFGIGDKVNGDSIYNGALDNATGTAGLLVLAKAFKAAPPPRSILFLSVTAEEQGLLGSAYYAVSPLYPLAKTVANINMDGLNQWGPTSDLTVIGLGASELDDYASAAASEAGRTLRPDPEPEKGYYYRSDHFNFAKVGVPAFYAGDGVDYIGKPPEYGMEKRKVYVADDYHKPQDEIKPDWVMTGAIDDLKLLMTIGYRVAAAARWPEWRPGNEFRAAREASLAASK, from the coding sequence GTGGCCTTTCGGCGCTGGTCCCTCCCGGCGATCGCCGCCGTGTCGGTGGCCTGCGGGTCCAAAGAGACTCCGGCCGCGGGAGCCACGATGCCGGCAGCCGGGCTCGCCGTCATTGATACGGCGGGGTTGATGGCGCACATCCGCGTGCTGGCCCACGACTCCCTGCTCGGTCGAGCACCCGGGTCGTTAGGCGAGGAACGCACGGTCGCCTACCTCGAGTCGCAGTTCAGGGCACTCGGGCTCGCGCCGGGGAACCCGGATGGGAGCTACATCCAGAAGGTGCCGCTGGTGGGCATCACGGTGCAGGGGACGCCCGCGATGACCTTCCGCAAGGACGGGGCGTCGCGGTCCCTGGCCTGGCGCGACGACTATGTGGCCTGGACGAAGCATGTCGCCGACCGCGCGTCGCTCGACAACTCCGAGCTGGTGTTCGTCGGGTATGGCGTCGAAGCGCCGGAGTTCCAGTGGGACGACATCAAGGGGGCCGACCTGGCCGGCAAGACACTGGTCATGCTGGTCAATGATCCCCCGCTCGCCGACACGGCACGTTTTGGGGGGCCCCGCATGACGTACTATGGGCGCTGGACCTACAAGTACGAGCAGGGAATGAAACACAAGGCCGCCGGAGTGCTGATTGTGCACGAGACCGAGCCGGCCGGGTATCCGTTCGCGGTCGTGCAGGGCAAAACGGCCGAGCAGTTCGACCTGGTGACGCCGGACAAGAACATGTCGCGGAGCGCCGTCGAGGGGTGGATCACCCTGGAGCAGGCCAAGGCCTTGTTTGCCATGGCCGGAGAGGACTTCGATGCGCTGAAGGCGCGAGCGGCCACCCCGGAGTTCGCTCCGGTATCGTTAGGCGTAACGGCGTCGGTGACCCTGCAGAACACCCTCCGTACGGTGGACTCCCGCAATGTCGCGGCGGTGTTGCCAGGGAGCGATCCCACCCGCGCCGGCGAGTACCTCATCTACACGGCCCACTGGGACCACTTCGGCATCGGCGACAAGGTCAACGGGGATTCGATCTACAACGGCGCCCTGGACAACGCGACCGGAACCGCGGGGCTGCTCGTCCTGGCGAAGGCCTTCAAGGCTGCGCCGCCGCCGCGTTCGATCCTGTTCCTGTCGGTGACAGCCGAGGAACAGGGATTGCTCGGGTCGGCGTACTACGCGGTCTCCCCGCTGTATCCGTTGGCGAAGACCGTGGCGAACATCAACATGGATGGCCTGAACCAGTGGGGGCCGACCAGCGACCTCACCGTCATCGGCCTCGGCGCGTCGGAGCTGGATGACTACGCGTCTGCAGCTGCCTCGGAGGCCGGGCGAACCCTCCGCCCCGACCCGGAACCGGAGAAGGGTTACTACTACCGCTCGGACCACTTCAATTTCGCCAAGGTCGGCGTGCCGGCGTTCTACGCGGGCGATGGCGTGGACTACATCGGGAAGCCGCCCGAGTACGGGATGGAGAAGCGGAAGGTCTACGTGGCCGACGACTATCACAAGCCACAGGACGAGATCAAGCCGGACTGGGTGATGACCGGGGCGATCGACGACCTCAAGCTCCTGATGACGATCGGCTATCGCGTGGCGGCGGCCGCCCGGTGGCCGGAATGGCGGCCCGGGAATGAGTTCCGTGCCGCGCGCGAGGCCTCACTCGCGGCGAGCAAGTAG